The genomic region TTCCGGGCAGTTGCATTGGTGTGGTGGCCCCTTCCGGTATTCCGGATCCAGAGGCACTGGAGGCGGGGCTTGATGTGATCCGCTCCCGAGGTTACAGGCTGAAGGTGGCGGAACAGGTCTATATGAAAGATACCCATGGTTTTGCGGGTTCCGACAGTATCCGTGCCCGTACTCTCACAGAATTTTTCAGAGATCCTTCCCTGGATGCACTGTGGATGGCCCGGGGGGGATACGGGTGTACCCGGCTTTTCCCCTTGTTGGAACCGGATCTGCTGAAACATTTCCCCAAGAGAATTATGGGCTTCAGTGATGGAACCGCACTTCTGGCCTTTCTGGGGGAACGCTGCCATATGACAGCGTTGCATGGGCCGGTGATCACCCAGCTGGGCAGGCTTACCCATGAAGGCAGAAATGCTGCATTCAGGGCTTTGACATGGGTTGGTGAAGTTCAGTCCATGGGCTGGCAGAGGGTGCTTTGTGAGGGCAGGGCTGAAGGGCATCTGGTGGGGGGCAATCTTTCTCTTCTTACCCGACTGCTTGGCACGCCCTGGTGTCCTTCTTTCGCGGGTAGTATTCTTTTCCTTGAAGATGTGAATGAAGCCCCTTACCGTATCGACCGAATGATGTGTCATCTGTCTATGGCCGGCGCGCTGCAGGCCGTGAAGGGGGTGATGCTGGGTGCCTTTATGGGTTGCGGATGCATGCAGGAGGTTTGTGATCGTATCCTTTCCCACCTTCCCGGTGGCATTCCCGTTGTCTGTGGTATGCCATTCGGGCATGGTGAGAGCAATCAGCCGCTCGCTCTGGGAGCAAAGGGGGTGCTGGATACGAAAAAGGGATATGTTGAATGGAGCTGGCCCTGTGAAAGTGCTTGATGAGTTGCTGCTGGACGGTGTTCAGCAAAAGGTTTTTTCCGGAGTGACGGCCTGGGTTGGCGTTGGGGGGTATTGTGTCTACGAGGGGGCGGTGGGCAATGCTGGCGGGCCAGGTGCTCCTGAGGTAAAACCTGAAACGTTGTTTGATCTTGCTTCCCTCACAAAAATTCTTGGAACGGGTCTTGTTATGATGCGTCTGGTGGCTGCCGGACTGCTGAAGCTGGAAACGCCCCTGTGGCATATTCTGCCGGAGTGGCGGGACGGTATGGACCGGGAAAAAATATCTGTCCGCCACCTTCTGGAACACAGCTCCGGTCTGCCTGCCCACAGAGCCTTTTACAGGGATCTTGCTTCTGTCCCCCCTGGTTTTCGTGAAGGAGAGAGATTGCGTCGGATCCGTTGTCTGCCCCTTGAGTCCGTGCCGGGAGAAAGGGTCTGTTACAGTGATATCGCTTACATGCTGCTGAAGAGGGCGGCGGAGATCCGGGGGGGGGAGCCTTTTGCTTCTCAGGTAATGAAAGCTTTGCCCCCGGCTGTGCGGGACGATATTTTTTTTCTTCCGGCCCGGCCCCGTTCCGGGCAGCCTGTATCTTTTGCTGCCACAGGCTTCAGCTTTGATCGTCATTGTTTTCTCCAAGGAGAGGTGCACGACGAAAATGCTGCGGTTATGGGGGGGGTAGACGGGCAGGCCGGACTTTGGGGTACGGCCGCCGCAGTGGGGAAAGCGGGGTGTTCTCTGTTGGCTGCCTGGCAAGGAGAGGATGTATGGCTGCCGCCTTCCGTTGTGCAGAGCTTTATCTGTTGGCCGGAGGAGGGCAGGCGTCCTCCGGCCTTTGACAGGCCTTCAGGAACCTTATCTGCCTGTGGTCGCTATTTCTCACGAAAGACGGTGGGGCATCTGGGTTTTACCGGTACCTCTCTCTGGATGGATATGGAAAAAAAAATAGTGGTGGTACTTTTGAGTAACCGGGTTTACTATGGTAATTTGAATTGGAAAATACGGTCCTTTCGTCCCCGGTTCCATGATAAGGTAGTGGAAGCCCTTGGAAAGGGGTAATTTTGCTTGTAAACAGGTGTTTTTTTTGGTAGCGAAAGTTGGCATCAAGGTGGATATCCATGGGGGCGATATCCTGTATCCGGATCACGGGAAGCTGTATTTTCCGGATAGGGTCAGCCTTGCTTGCAAGTTCCCATGACGATGTTTCCTGCCCTTTGTCTGCTACCTTCACAGAACGGAAAAGAGCTTGAGCCTGCTAAAAGAGGGATCTGGGCGGTTTCCAGCCAGGCTGCTGTTCCGGTCTCCGGAGGTAACTGTCAGAATGTGTCAGAAAAAAAGTCAGAGAAGAAAAAATGTTGGATTTTTGCTTCTGTCAAGGTCTTTTCCCTGTCCTGCTTCGGGAATCAAAGCCATATTTATTGTAGAAAAGAGGGAGAATGAATCTTTTTCTGGATTCCGTCTTGGGTGTTTTTTCCAGTGATCTGGCCATTGATCTTGGAACAGCCAATACACTGGTTTATGTTAAGGGCAAAGGAATTGTCCTGAGTGAGCCTTCCGTTGTGGCGGTACGCACGGATAATCGTCATAAAAACAGGGTTCTGGCCGTTGGTCAGGAAGCCAAGAACATGCTGGGGAGGACACCTGGGAATATTGTGGCCATACGCCCCATGCGGGACGGTGTGATTGCAGATTTCGAGGTAACGGAGGCCATGCTCCGTCACTTTATTCATAAAGTGCATAATCGCCGAACTTTTGTTCGGCCAAGAATTATTATAGCCGTGCCCTCGGGGATTACTCCCGTTGAAAAAAGGGCTGTGAAAGAATCGGCGGAATCCGCAGGTGCACGGGAGGTTTTTCTTATTGAAGAACCCATGGCAGCAGCCATTGGTGCGGGTCTTCCCATTACGGAGCCTACCTGTAATATGGTAGTGGATATCGGCGGCGGAACAACGGAAGTGGCCGTTATTTCCCTGGCGGGCATTGTGTACAGCCGATCTCTTAGGGTGGCCGGAGACAAGATGGATGAAGCCATCATGCAGTACATTAAACGTAAATACAATCTTCTGATTGGCGAACGAACATCGGAAATCATTAAAACTACCATCGGAAATGCCTACCCCGATCCAGAAAATCTGGAAACCATAGAGGTAAAAGGGCGGGATCTTGTTTCCGGTATCCCCAAGATTCTTGCCATTGATTCAGAGGAAATACGTGTTGCCATCTCTGAACAGATAGAGGCCATTGTAGAAACCGTTAAAATTGCTCTGGAACGAACGCCGCCGGAACTTGCGGCGGATATAGTGGACCGGGGAATTGTTCTGACTGGTGGTGGGGCCTTGTTAAAAAATCTGGATAAACTGCTGCGGGAAAAATCCGGCCTGCCCATTACGGTAACGGAAGATCCTCTTGCCACCGTTGCTCAGGGCGCAGGACGGTCTCTGGAAAGCATCGACATCCTTCGGCAGGTGATGATTACCTGATACTATGTTTTCTCGTAAATTTATTCTGGTATGCTTGTTTTTTGTCCTGCTGGCCGCAACGCTTGCGTCGTTGGTTCTGAGCGGGAGACATCCCCGCCCTGCACAGGGACCGGGCGGGGTGGCCCTTACCCTTATGGGGCCTTTGCAGCATGCCGCTTCCCGGAGCATTGCGGCGCTGGGATCTGTCTGGCAGGTTTATTTTGACTGTGTCCGTCAGGCCCGGGAAAACAGGGAGCTCAGAAAAGAACTGGCCCTGGCCCGGGAGAATGAGAATTACTACCTTGAGCTTTCCATTGCCAATGAACGGCTCCGGAGTTTTCTGAATTTCAGGGAAACGCTGGACGGTGAAGTCCTTGCCGCAGAAATTGTGGGGAAGGATCCGTCACCGTGGTTTAAAACGTTCATTGTTAACCGGGGTCGGGCAGACGGGGTTCGTGTGGGCCTGCCCGTTGTGGTACCCGAGGGCATTGTGGGTCAGGTTGTGGAGGTGACGGGAAAGTATGCCAAAGTTTTACTGATCACAGACCGCATGAGTGGCGTGGATGCTCTGGTGCAGCGTACCCGTGCCCGAGGAGTTGTGAATGGCTCCGGAGCCTCTTTCTGTTCCTTTGCCTATGCCCTGCGCCGTTATGATGTTGCGGAGGGGGATGTGGTGGTGAGTTCCGGGCTGGACGGTATCTATCCGAAGGGGCTGCGTATTGGCATGGTGGAAGCGGTTGTCAGGGGGGATGAGGGCATTTTTCAGGATGTCCGTGTCCATCCCTTTGTCGATTTTGAACGCATTGAAGAGGTGATGATTCTTCTCATAAGCCCTGCTGAGGCCATGGAAGAGGACGAAGAAGAGGACGTTGCATGAGCCTGCTGCTGCACTATATTGTGATTTCCATGCTGACCCTTGCCATGACCGTTTTTTTTCCCGGGTACCCCTTATGCAACCCTATGCTGGTTTATACGGTCTATCTCGGGCTGGAGTCTGATCTGTTTCAGGGGCTGGTGCTGGTGCTGGTGGCCGGGCTGGTACTGGACGGTCTGACAGGTGGTCCTTTTGGGGTCTTTATTTTTTCGTTTCTGTGGGTTTTCTGCATGGTCCGTTGGCTGGGTGGCTTTCTGCGGACCTCCAGTCCTCTGTTTTCCCTTCTTGCCGTTCTTTCAGGTGTTCTTCTTGAAAATATGTTCACGATTCTCACCCTGGCATCCGGGACCCATGCTGCGGGAGCTTTGCCTGCGGCAGGTCGTTTTCTTGTCATTCAGATGCTGAGTGCCCTGGTCTTGAGTCCTCTTCTGTTGCGTTTTTTTCGGAAAGTTCACCATTGCCTGTTTCCGGTCAAGGCGGTGGGGCCTTTGCGATCCGCATCCCTCTAGTAAGAAGGAACGGTCATGGCCCCCGGTATGAACTATCTGAAAAGTACGGAATCGGACGGATATCGCCGCAGGCTCATGCTTCTGTTCTGGGTGGCAGCCTTTTTTTTTCTGGTTCTTCTGGCCAGGCTTTTCTATCTGCAGATTTTCCAGGGGCATGAATATGCCCGTCTTTCAGAGAATAACTGTATCCGTCTCCAGAGTATTCTGCCCCACAGGGGTTTGATTTATGACCGGCATGGCAGGCTTTTGGTGGATAACAGGCCGGCCTACGATCTGCTCATTGTCCCTGGTGATGTGAAAAATATGGATGAGGTGCTGGAACGACTGGCTGCTCTGACAGGGATTGCTGCGGATGAGTTTCGGGATCGCTTGGAAAGAAACCGGGGGCCGGGATACAGGGCCGTGCTGCTGCGTCAGGATCTGGACAGGGATGCGGTGGGCCTGATCAGTGCACGACGCTACGATCTTCCGGGAGTCCGTATTGATGCGAAGCCACGGCGCCAGTACATGTACCCCGGCCTGGGAGCCCATCTCGTGGGGTATCTGGGTGAGGTGAGCCTGCTGGAGTTGCAGCGGCCAGAAAATGCGGATCTCCGGGGAGGAGATTTTGTGGGCAAAACAGGTGTTGAGCGGGTCTACGACGGGGTTCTCCGGGGCGAGCGTGGTGGTCGGCAGGTAGAGGTTAATGCGCGTGGGCAGGTGATCCGTATTCTTCAGACCGTTCCGGCAAAACCCGGTGCCAGCCTCTACCTTGCCATGGACCGGGATCTGCAGGAAGAGACAGAAAAACTGATGGAAGGAAGGGTGGGAGCGGTGGTGGCCATGGATCCCAATAATGGTCAGGTGCTGTCCATGGTTTCCAGCCCTTCTTTTGATCAGAATCTTTTTGCAAGGGGAATCCGTTCGGACGAATGGCGGGCTCTTGTCAATAATCCCCACAGGCCCATGGAGAATAAAGTGATTCAGGGTCTCTATCCTCCGGCATCCACCTACAAGATGATTTCAGCCATAGCGGCTTTGGAAGAAGGTGTTGTGGATAGCGAAACCCGTTTTTTCTGTTCGGGCTCCATTCGGTACGGGGATCGTGAATTCCGGTGCTGGAGGAGGGGCGGCCACGGCAGTCTGAATTTAAAAGAGGCTTTGGAGCGGTCCTGTGATGTGTATTTTTATCATGTGGCCCAGCGTTTGAGCGTGGACAGGCTGGCCTGGTATGGAAGGGCTGCGGGCTTCGGGCGCAGAACCGGAGTGGATCTGGACCATGAAGAGGCGGGTCTTGTGCCTACGGCCGCCTGGAAGAGGCGGCGGACGGGGGTCCCGTGGCAGGGAGGGGAAACCCTTTCGGTTATTATTGGCCAGGGTTATAATCTGGCAACCTGCATGCAGGCAGCTGTCATGATTGCCGCACTGGGTAATGGGGGTACCCTTTACCGGCCTCAGGTTGTGCATGAAATCCGTAAGGCCGGAGGCGGTATTCTCCGGCCATTTACACCGGAAGTGACCGGTCGCCTGCCCGTGGAAGAGGCGCACCTTGAGCTGGTACGGAGCGCCCTGCGGGATGTGGTGAGCAGCCGTTCCGGAACGGCAAGGCGGATAAACGATCCGGAGCTGGATATTGCCGGAAAAACGGGTACGGCACAGGTTCTCAGTCGCAAAAGTGATGATGATGAAACGTCTTCCCGTCCTGGATTTGAGCCCCATGCCTGGTTTGTGGCTTTTGCACCCTATGAAAAGCCTCGCATTGCTGTAGCTGTCATTGTTGAGCACGGGGAAGGTGGGTCCACTGTGGCAGCTCCCATCGCTGCGGATGTCATTCGCTTCTATCTGGAAAAACAGATGGCCGATGATAAGGCACTTGAATAGGTAATGACAGGGGGAGCCGTTTTGACTGATGAGGTGAAAGGACCCCATGTTTGATCGTAGACTGATAACATATTTTGACTGGGGGCTTCTGGCCCTGACCGTGCTTCTGGGAGGCATGGGAGTGGCCGTCCTCTACAGTGCCGTTAATGCCGGAGGCCATGTATCACAGGAAGGCCTGCTTCTGAAGCAGCTTTTGTGGTTTGCCATTGGCGGTGGGGGAATGCTCCTGTCTTTTTTTGTCAGTTATAAGAAATTCGACCAGTGGGGGCTTGTCATCTATGCGGGCTGCATTCTTCTTCTGGTGGCCGTTATGGTTTTTGGCCGTTATGGAGGAGGTGCCAGACGCTGGTTGGTTTTGGGTCCTGTTTCCGTTCAGCCTTCGGAGCTGATGAAGATAGCCATCTGTATCGTGCTGGCCCGCTATTTTGCCAGAAACTTCATGGGCCAGGGTATGGGAGTTAAGGATCTTGTACAACCATTTATACTTGTTTTAATACCGTTCATTCTTATCGTGCAGCAGCCGGATCTGGGAACAGCCCTGCTGTTGTTTGTGATTGGCGGAAGCCTGACTCTTTTTGTGGGAGTTCAAAAAAAGACCCTGCTGGGCTTTATTGCCGCAGGCATGGCTGCTGTACCCGTGGTGTGGTTGTTTTTGAAAGACTATCAGAAGCACAGGATTCTGACTTTTCTGGATCCGGGCAGGGACCCCCTGGGTACGGGTTATCATATTATACAATCCAAGATTGCCATCGGTTCAGGGCAGCTGTTTGGTAAGGGCTTTCTTGGAGGAACGCAGAATGCTCTGGATTTTCTTCCTGAACAGCATACGGATTTCATTCTTTCTGTCCTGGCAGAAGAGTGGGGGTTTGTAGGCTGCAGTCTGCTGCTTCTTGTGTATCTGCTTTTTCTTGCGTGGAGTCTGAATGTCGCTTATCGCTGCCGGGATCCCTTTGGAACCTTTCTGGCTGTCGGTATCACAATCATGAATTTCTGGCATATTTTTATCAACATGGGAATGGTCATGGGATTGTTGCCCGTTGTGGGGGTGCCTCTTCCCAT from Desulfobotulus pelophilus harbors:
- a CDS encoding S66 peptidase family protein; the protein is MAEPEKKEGTGMAGSLSAGFWSLSAPVLPGSCIGVVAPSGIPDPEALEAGLDVIRSRGYRLKVAEQVYMKDTHGFAGSDSIRARTLTEFFRDPSLDALWMARGGYGCTRLFPLLEPDLLKHFPKRIMGFSDGTALLAFLGERCHMTALHGPVITQLGRLTHEGRNAAFRALTWVGEVQSMGWQRVLCEGRAEGHLVGGNLSLLTRLLGTPWCPSFAGSILFLEDVNEAPYRIDRMMCHLSMAGALQAVKGVMLGAFMGCGCMQEVCDRILSHLPGGIPVVCGMPFGHGESNQPLALGAKGVLDTKKGYVEWSWPCESA
- a CDS encoding serine hydrolase domain-containing protein — its product is MKVLDELLLDGVQQKVFSGVTAWVGVGGYCVYEGAVGNAGGPGAPEVKPETLFDLASLTKILGTGLVMMRLVAAGLLKLETPLWHILPEWRDGMDREKISVRHLLEHSSGLPAHRAFYRDLASVPPGFREGERLRRIRCLPLESVPGERVCYSDIAYMLLKRAAEIRGGEPFASQVMKALPPAVRDDIFFLPARPRSGQPVSFAATGFSFDRHCFLQGEVHDENAAVMGGVDGQAGLWGTAAAVGKAGCSLLAAWQGEDVWLPPSVVQSFICWPEEGRRPPAFDRPSGTLSACGRYFSRKTVGHLGFTGTSLWMDMEKKIVVVLLSNRVYYGNLNWKIRSFRPRFHDKVVEALGKG
- a CDS encoding rod shape-determining protein; protein product: MNLFLDSVLGVFSSDLAIDLGTANTLVYVKGKGIVLSEPSVVAVRTDNRHKNRVLAVGQEAKNMLGRTPGNIVAIRPMRDGVIADFEVTEAMLRHFIHKVHNRRTFVRPRIIIAVPSGITPVEKRAVKESAESAGAREVFLIEEPMAAAIGAGLPITEPTCNMVVDIGGGTTEVAVISLAGIVYSRSLRVAGDKMDEAIMQYIKRKYNLLIGERTSEIIKTTIGNAYPDPENLETIEVKGRDLVSGIPKILAIDSEEIRVAISEQIEAIVETVKIALERTPPELAADIVDRGIVLTGGGALLKNLDKLLREKSGLPITVTEDPLATVAQGAGRSLESIDILRQVMIT
- the mreC gene encoding rod shape-determining protein MreC, which translates into the protein MFSRKFILVCLFFVLLAATLASLVLSGRHPRPAQGPGGVALTLMGPLQHAASRSIAALGSVWQVYFDCVRQARENRELRKELALARENENYYLELSIANERLRSFLNFRETLDGEVLAAEIVGKDPSPWFKTFIVNRGRADGVRVGLPVVVPEGIVGQVVEVTGKYAKVLLITDRMSGVDALVQRTRARGVVNGSGASFCSFAYALRRYDVAEGDVVVSSGLDGIYPKGLRIGMVEAVVRGDEGIFQDVRVHPFVDFERIEEVMILLISPAEAMEEDEEEDVA
- the mrdA gene encoding penicillin-binding protein 2, which gives rise to MAPGMNYLKSTESDGYRRRLMLLFWVAAFFFLVLLARLFYLQIFQGHEYARLSENNCIRLQSILPHRGLIYDRHGRLLVDNRPAYDLLIVPGDVKNMDEVLERLAALTGIAADEFRDRLERNRGPGYRAVLLRQDLDRDAVGLISARRYDLPGVRIDAKPRRQYMYPGLGAHLVGYLGEVSLLELQRPENADLRGGDFVGKTGVERVYDGVLRGERGGRQVEVNARGQVIRILQTVPAKPGASLYLAMDRDLQEETEKLMEGRVGAVVAMDPNNGQVLSMVSSPSFDQNLFARGIRSDEWRALVNNPHRPMENKVIQGLYPPASTYKMISAIAALEEGVVDSETRFFCSGSIRYGDREFRCWRRGGHGSLNLKEALERSCDVYFYHVAQRLSVDRLAWYGRAAGFGRRTGVDLDHEEAGLVPTAAWKRRRTGVPWQGGETLSVIIGQGYNLATCMQAAVMIAALGNGGTLYRPQVVHEIRKAGGGILRPFTPEVTGRLPVEEAHLELVRSALRDVVSSRSGTARRINDPELDIAGKTGTAQVLSRKSDDDETSSRPGFEPHAWFVAFAPYEKPRIAVAVIVEHGEGGSTVAAPIAADVIRFYLEKQMADDKALE
- the rodA gene encoding rod shape-determining protein RodA, which gives rise to MFDRRLITYFDWGLLALTVLLGGMGVAVLYSAVNAGGHVSQEGLLLKQLLWFAIGGGGMLLSFFVSYKKFDQWGLVIYAGCILLLVAVMVFGRYGGGARRWLVLGPVSVQPSELMKIAICIVLARYFARNFMGQGMGVKDLVQPFILVLIPFILIVQQPDLGTALLLFVIGGSLTLFVGVQKKTLLGFIAAGMAAVPVVWLFLKDYQKHRILTFLDPGRDPLGTGYHIIQSKIAIGSGQLFGKGFLGGTQNALDFLPEQHTDFILSVLAEEWGFVGCSLLLLVYLLFLAWSLNVAYRCRDPFGTFLAVGITIMNFWHIFINMGMVMGLLPVVGVPLPMVSYGGSSVVTTLLGVGILLNISMRRFLSD